In the Sus scrofa isolate TJ Tabasco breed Duroc chromosome 6, Sscrofa11.1, whole genome shotgun sequence genome, one interval contains:
- the C6H19orf68 gene encoding uncharacterized protein C19orf68 homolog gives MEPPPGTVAGQEEQELRERAFFSWAEFSRFFDAWCQQRLALFFVKSSMHLARCRWASAPPLYTLIDVLKYSYVRLVCKDVRAPSRPAVGPPQPGCPAFIIVKLSPLRDRLVVTECQLTHSHPACPLEFAYYFRPGHLLANACLPVRTTNKISKQFVAPADVRRLLSYCKGRDHGVLDALHVLEGLFRTDPEAKVKLVFVEDQAVVETVFFLTSRTRALLRRFPRMLLVDRLPGLQGALDLLAVLCVDGAGRARQAACCVARPGTPSLLRFALASLLQSAPDVKGRVRCLTAGPEVAAQLPAVRQLLPGARVQICRAQGLETLFSKAQELGGAGREDPGLWPRLCRLAGALSPAAYAEALAELRAHGPAAFVDYFERNWAPRRDMWVRFRAFEAARDLDACALVRGHRRRLLRRLSPSRSVAQCLRDLVAMQWADAAGEAAPDVSDDGGTWLEGEPGRGARVENERVKGLETRDWGGAPKEGSVWREAQLEKEWARGLETRDRGGAPAESENGRGLHIRDWRGVQLENQVRGLEGSVWRGSQLEKEHLRGPEIRDWRGGPLEGEKDWGREGYTWRGAPGEDQRSRGSEGFTWRTAHLEEGRIRVLETTGGRGPGFDSEGARSLDGSSWRGAWLHDKKASGLKTREWKGPPSDAEKGRGLEVRNWRGVRMEKPLEWVRENRDHREAPPGEGRLRGPEAREERGVRLGVKRRRDLEDVVLVQLGDTRVTGLENGDGGGAQSGGSQSRGGQGMECGDPVGGCLGLGNGVPCSTPAGTVLEGDPQWAVMRRLYLAAGEGAQEGSGEGPREPKRPRCLSGEDEVDWEPLAKFRAACGPELAELVAEELAFARQHGTRGFHWTGAGFALKDGTSDFFLDGALTRCSCSIHAARRLPCRHLFAARLLTGAALFHVDLLRDCWGRAPEP, from the exons ATGGAGCCCCCTCCCGGCACGGTGGCggggcaggaggagcaggagcTGCGGGAGAGGGCCTTCTTCTCCTGGGCCGAGTTCAGCCGCTTCTTCGACGCCTGGTGCCAGCAGCGGCTGGCGCTCTTCTTCGTCAAGAGCTCCATGCACCTGGCGCGCTGCCGCTGGGCCAGCGCGCCCCCGCTCTACACGCTCATCGACGTGCTCAAGTACAGCTACGTGCGGCTGGTGTGCAAGGACGTGCGCGCGCCCAGCCGGCCCGCCGTGGG GCCCCCCCAGCCCGGCTGCCCGGCCTTCATCATCGTCAAGCTGAGCCCGTTGCGGGACCGCCTCGTGGTGACGGAGTGCCAGCTGACCCACTCGCACCCGGCCTGCCCGCTCGAGTTCGCCTACTACTTCCGCCCGGGCCACCTGCTGGCCAACGCCTGCCTGCCCGTGCGCACCACCAACAAGATCTCCAAGCAGTTTGTGGCCCCGGCCGACGTGCGCCGCCTGCTCTCCTACTGCAAGGGCCGCGACCACGGCGTCCTGGACGCCCTGCACGTGCTCGAGGGGCTCTTCCGCACCGACCCCGAGGCCAAG GTGAAGCTGGTGTTCGTGGAGGACCAGGCGGTGGTGGAAACGGTGTTCTTCCTGACGTCGCGCACCCGGGCGCTGCTGCGGCGCTTCCCGCGGATGCTCCTGGTGGACCGGCTGCCGGGGCTGCAGGGCGCCCTGGACCTGCTGGCGGTGCTGTGCGTGGACGGCGCGGGCCGCGCGCGCCAGGCCGCCTGCTGCGTGGCGCGCCCGGGCACGCCAAGCCTGCTGCGCTTCGCGCTGGCCTCACTGCTGCAGAGCGCGCCCGACGTCAAGGGTCGCGTGCGCTGCCTCACCGCAGGGCCCGAGGTGGCGGCGCAGCTGCCCGCCGTGCGCCAGCTGCTGCCCGGCGCGCGCGTGCAGATCTGCCGGGCACAGGGCCTCGAGACGCTCTTCAGCAAGGCGCAGGAGCTGGGCGGCGCGGGCCGCGAGGACCCGGGCCTGTGGCCGCGGCTATGTCGCCTCGCCGGCGCGTTGTCGCCCGCCGCCTACGCCGAGGCGCTGGCGGAGCTGCGCGCCCACGGCCCGGCCGCCTTCGTCGACTACTTCGAGCGGAACTGGGCGCCGCGCCGGGACATGTGGGTGCGCTTCCGCGCCTTCGAGGCGGCGCGCGACCTGGACGCGTGCGCCCTGGTGCGCGGCCACCGTCGGCGTCTGCTGCGCCGCCTGAGCCCCTCGCGCAGCGTGGCTCAGTGCCTGCGCGACCTGGTGGCCATGCAGTGGGCCGACGCGGCTGGGGAGGCGGCGCCCGACGTCTCCGATGACGGGGGCACTTGGCTAGAGGGTGAGCCGGGGCGGGGAGCCCGGGTGGAGAACGAGAGGGTGAAGGGCCTGGAGACCCGGGACTGGGGAGGGGCCCCGAAAGAAGGAAGCGTTTGGAGAGAAGCCCAGTTAGAGAAGGAATGGGCGCGAGGGCTGGAAACCAGGGACCGGGGAGGGGCTCCTGCGGAGAGTGAAAACGGGAGAGGGCTGCACATTCGAGACTGGAGAGGGGTCCAGCTGGAGAACCAAGTGAGAGGGTTAGAGGGGAGTGTCTGGAGAGGGTCCCAGTTGGAGAAGGAGCACTTGAGAGGGCCCGAGATCCGAGACTGGAGGGGGGGCCCCTTGGAGGGTGAGAAGGATTGGGGCCGGGAAGGTTACACCTGGAGGGGGGCCCCGGGGGAGGACCAGAGGTCGAGAGGCTCAGAAGGCTTTACCTGGAGGACAGCCCActtggaggagggaaggattCGGGTGCTGGAGACCACAGGCGGGAGAGGGCCCGGGTTTGACTCTGAGGGGGCCAGGAGCCTGGACGGGAGCTCCTGGAGGGGGGCCTGGCTGCACGATAAGAAGGCAAGTGGGCTGAAAACCAGAGAGTGGAAGGGGCCTCCGTCGGAcgcagagaagggaagggggctGGAGGTCAGAAACTGGAGGGGGGTCCGTATGGAGAAGCCCTTGGAATGGGTTCGAGAGAACAGAGACCACAGGGAGGCCCCGCCGGGAGAGGGGAGGCTGAGAGGGCCGGAGGCCAGAGAGGAGCGGGGAGTGAGGTTGGGTGTCAAGAGAAGAAGGGATCTGGAGGATGTGGTTCTGGTCCAGCTGGGGGACACCAGGGTGACAGGCCTGGAGAACGGGGATGGAGGGGGCGCCCAGTCTGGGGGCTCCCAGAGCAGAGGCGGGCAGGGGATGGAGTGTGGGGACCCAGTAGGGGGCTGTCTGGGGCTGGGGAATGGAGTCCCGTGCAGCACCCCCGCGGGGACTGTGCTGGAGGGTGACCCCCAGTGGGCAGTGATGAGGAGGCTGTACCTGGCCGCTGGGGAGGGCGCGCAGGAAGGTAGTGGAGAAGGCCCAAGGGAACCAAAGAGGCCTCGCTGCCTGTCGGGGGAGGACGAGGTGGACTGGGAGCCTCTGGCCAAGTTCCGAGCGGCCTGCGGGCCAGAGCTGGCCGAGCTGGTGGCCGAAGAGCTGGCCTTTGCCCGGCAGCACGGGACCCGCGGGTTCCACTGGACGGGCGCTGGGTTTGCCCTGAAGGATGGCACCTCGGACTTCTTCCTGGACGGAGCCCTGACGCGCTGCAGCTGCTCCATCCACGCCGCCCGCCGCCTGCCCTGCCGCCACCTCTTCGCCGCGCGCCTCCTCACCGGCGCAGCCTTATTCCACGTGGACCTGCTCAGGGATTGCTGGGGGCGAGCCCCGGAGCCCTGA